In Actinoplanes octamycinicus, the genomic window GTGGTCGACTCCTGACCCGGGATCCGGAAGGTGTTGACCGTCTCGCCGGACAACTTGACCGCGCCGAAGGCCACGGCCAGCAGGGCGAGCAGCCAGGCGACGGTGACGATGATGCGATGCCGGACGGCCCCGAGGCCCAGGCGGTGCAACAGCGTTGCCATGAGGAGGTTCCCTTGTTCAGTGGGTGGGGGGATGCCCGAGCGCGTCGTAGGCGACGTCGACGAGCGTGGTGACCGCGTCCGGGATGACACAGTCGCGCAGGGCGACGCTGGCGACCGCGAGGGCGCCGAGCGCGCCGGTGACCCGGATCGCCCGCTCCGGGTGGGTCAGCTGCCCGGTGCCGAAGGCCGCCCCGGTGAACGGCTGGTCGCCGAAGGCCGCGGCCACCTCGTCGCCGATCATCTGCAGCGCCGCGCCGAACTCGCTCTCCGGCTCGGCCAGCAGGCAGGACAGCATCAGCGCGACCACGCCGGGCTGGCCGAGGGCCAGACGCGCCATGCCGTCGATCACCGACCGGTCGCGGTCCGGGCCCGGCGGCAGCGGCTCGGCGATCGCCGCGACCTCGCGGATCTGCCCCACGCAGCGCTCGATGACCGCCTCCTGCAGCGCCTCCTTGGTCGGGAAGCGGTGCAGCAGGCCGGTCTTGGAGTAGCCCACCGCGTCGGCGATGCGCTGCACCGACGTCTCCCGGAAGCCGTGCCGGGCGAAGAGGCCGGCGGCGGCGTCGAGGATCTCGTCGTCGATCTGCTGTTTGGTGGGACGGGGCATAGGACCACCGTAGACCGTAATGGACCAGACTGGTCCGTCGGGGACCGTGTCAGTCCCCACACGCTGTTCCGGCTTATCCGGCAGAAGCCGCGAAACACCTTCTACGGTACGGGCCGTCGACGCCCGTGTGACCGAAAATCATCGGCACCCGACCCGCCGAGCTGCAGCGGCGGCTGGACCGGCCGGACGTGTTCCTGGCCACGCTCTTCCCCGACGCGCGGCGGCTGCTGGACCGGCACTATCCGCACCTGACCAGCTCCTGAATCGATCCGGAACGGCACCCGGCGGGCCCGGCCGGCTGCCGATCATCCGGTTATGACTCTCCCTCGCTGGGTGGAGCCGCTGCTGCGCGGCCGCTGGGTGGCCGCGACGCTGCTCGCCGCCGTGTTCGCGGTGGTGCTGCCGGCCGCACCGGTGGACACGGCGGAGTTCGCCGCCGCCGGGCAGCGGATCCTGGACGGGCATCTGGACGGCGTCTACGACTCCGGGTGGAATCAGGCCGGGCCGTTGCAGCTGCTGCTCAGCCGGGTGTTGATGCTCGGCGGCGCGGGCGACACGCCGGCCCTGCCGGTGCGGATGGCGGTGAACGTCGCCCTGGTGCTC contains:
- a CDS encoding TetR/AcrR family transcriptional regulator, producing MPRPTKQQIDDEILDAAAGLFARHGFRETSVQRIADAVGYSKTGLLHRFPTKEALQEAVIERCVGQIREVAAIAEPLPPGPDRDRSVIDGMARLALGQPGVVALMLSCLLAEPESEFGAALQMIGDEVAAAFGDQPFTGAAFGTGQLTHPERAIRVTGALGALAVASVALRDCVIPDAVTTLVDVAYDALGHPPTH